The uncultured Desulfuromonas sp. genome has a segment encoding these proteins:
- a CDS encoding nucleoside recognition protein, translating into MRQFVLIVITAALLTCAANTFAATPSGQTATVATASTPSTQVEKSRRATPEGQTGKTLAAERKKCPKSSAYTRWKRHLPYWPRKAMMLVELLAYIIIGVLIGQALEVSGCVRWLSVLALPLTGLGRLSREAGPAFLMAFQSGAVANSMLASHRDTGQISNRELYTSVYVVSALSLFAHLPTFVVPIGLAFGWEATAALFGVRVVAIVAQIVVTLLVSRLIVLRLGIGEQHEVRVVDETDTYQPRHRKRGTFWATVWKRSRFTLTRLILYLIPTFVVMAGLEYYGAFAWLAQEMPGLFTFDFLPVQSLVVIPAQALSLYNGAIAAANFIDSGAITTHQAVIIILFGSMVTAPLRTLRHALPTYVAILGPRPGLMMAVSAQVLRMMFLLVCTLGLMSFWS; encoded by the coding sequence GTGAGACAGTTTGTCCTGATCGTGATCACCGCCGCACTGCTGACATGCGCGGCCAACACATTTGCCGCAACGCCGTCGGGGCAAACGGCAACGGTTGCCACAGCGAGCACACCATCGACCCAGGTCGAAAAGAGTCGCCGTGCAACGCCGGAAGGCCAGACCGGCAAGACCCTGGCTGCCGAACGCAAGAAGTGCCCGAAGTCGTCGGCTTACACCCGCTGGAAACGCCATCTGCCCTACTGGCCGCGCAAAGCAATGATGCTGGTCGAACTGCTGGCCTACATCATCATCGGCGTGCTCATCGGTCAGGCGCTGGAAGTGTCGGGCTGTGTACGCTGGCTGTCGGTGCTGGCCCTGCCGCTCACCGGCCTCGGTCGCCTGTCGCGCGAGGCCGGACCGGCGTTTCTCATGGCGTTTCAGTCCGGGGCCGTGGCCAACAGCATGCTGGCATCGCACCGCGACACCGGCCAGATCAGCAACCGCGAACTGTACACCTCGGTTTACGTGGTGTCGGCACTGTCGCTGTTCGCCCATTTGCCCACCTTTGTCGTACCCATTGGCCTGGCCTTCGGCTGGGAAGCCACCGCCGCCCTGTTCGGCGTGCGCGTCGTAGCCATTGTCGCCCAGATCGTCGTAACCCTGCTGGTCAGTCGCCTGATCGTATTGCGCCTGGGCATCGGCGAGCAACACGAGGTACGTGTCGTGGACGAGACGGACACGTATCAGCCGCGCCACCGCAAACGAGGCACGTTCTGGGCGACGGTGTGGAAGCGTTCGCGCTTCACCCTGACCCGGTTGATCCTCTACCTGATCCCAACCTTTGTGGTGATGGCCGGGCTGGAGTATTACGGCGCGTTCGCCTGGCTGGCGCAGGAGATGCCGGGGTTGTTCACCTTTGATTTTCTGCCGGTGCAGTCGCTGGTGGTGATTCCAGCGCAGGCGCTGAGTCTCTACAACGGCGCCATTGCCGCGGCCAACTTTATCGACTCGGGTGCTATCACTACCCATCAGGCGGTGATCATCATCCTGTTCGGCTCCATGGTGACGGCGCCGCTGCGCACGTTGCGTCATGCCCTGCCGACTTATGTAGCGATTCTCGGGCCGCGGCCCGGTTTGATGATGGCGGTGAGTGCGCAGGTGTTGCGGATGATGTTTTTGTTGGTGTGTACGTTGGGGTTGATGAGTTTTTGGAGTTAG
- the cobI gene encoding precorrin-2 C(20)-methyltransferase encodes MTEFTKIKPEPGHFYAVGIGPGSPDLLTLRAARLVEHCDVILSPQAKTATKSLALEAVRPFLTDQEVIVLSYPMERNDQKTRQRWQQLADDVVQRCANGQSVVQVTLGDPLIFATSSYLLQALADQMPTDHLHVVPGISAFQTSASRFAEVLTLQEDRLTLMSATNLDAVAQALDHCETLVLYKAGGCIDALMDLLRQRNLLSQARLVSCGEQGDHELLVDDLSQWTMTPLSYMTTLIVKIGQRGWQENAAS; translated from the coding sequence ATGACAGAGTTCACCAAGATAAAACCTGAGCCCGGCCACTTCTACGCCGTAGGCATCGGCCCCGGCTCCCCGGACCTGCTCACCCTGCGCGCGGCACGCCTGGTCGAACACTGCGACGTGATCCTGTCGCCCCAGGCCAAAACCGCCACCAAAAGCCTCGCCCTCGAAGCGGTGCGCCCGTTCCTCACCGACCAAGAGGTCATTGTCCTCAGCTACCCCATGGAGCGCAACGATCAGAAAACCCGCCAGCGCTGGCAGCAACTGGCCGACGATGTGGTGCAGCGCTGCGCAAACGGGCAATCCGTGGTCCAGGTGACCCTTGGCGATCCGCTGATCTTTGCCACCAGCTCTTATCTGTTGCAGGCTCTGGCTGACCAGATGCCCACCGACCACCTGCACGTGGTACCGGGCATCAGCGCCTTTCAAACCTCGGCCAGCCGCTTTGCCGAAGTGCTGACCCTGCAGGAAGACCGCCTGACCCTGATGTCCGCCACCAACCTCGACGCCGTGGCCCAGGCCCTCGACCACTGCGAAACCCTGGTGCTCTACAAAGCGGGCGGCTGCATCGACGCGCTGATGGACCTGTTGCGCCAGCGCAACCTGCTCAGCCAGGCACGACTGGTGAGCTGCGGTGAACAGGGCGACCACGAACTACTGGTTGACGACCTCAGCCAATGGACCATGACGCCGTTAAGCTACATGACCACCTTGATCGTCAAAATCGGCCAACGCGGCTGGCAGGAGAACGCTGCGTCATGA
- the cbiD gene encoding cobalt-precorrin-5B (C(1))-methyltransferase CbiD — MSAALKGGITTGSCAALAAKAAALLLFRHERVEQVEIPLPDGSRLTWTVASLERSTDSAEASIIKDAGDDPDVTHGARIRVRVTPSRGTEVIFRAGPGVGIVTLPGLALAVGEAAINPVPRTMITAAIREVTDHGVMVTVAVDGGEELAAKTFNPKLGIEGGISIIGTSGRVRPFSAPALQQSLKCALDICIAGHTTAPVFVPGNMGRAAALRAFHLKTQQVVEVSNEWGYMLEQAQQQPFTALLMLGHPGKLAKLAMGQWNTHSSQSDSAVPFVTDLARQVVHRPLMDATTVEGVLMETLTAPQRRRVADRLAEAIQRNTAETFPACWQPQVVLINLKGDILGSAGNLLPWLPHPEEVSV, encoded by the coding sequence ATGAGCGCCGCGCTGAAGGGTGGCATCACCACCGGCAGTTGCGCGGCTCTGGCCGCCAAGGCTGCGGCCTTGTTGCTGTTCCGCCATGAGCGGGTAGAACAGGTGGAGATTCCGCTGCCCGACGGCAGCCGTCTGACGTGGACAGTGGCTTCGCTGGAGCGGAGCACTGACAGCGCAGAGGCGAGTATTATCAAGGATGCCGGTGACGATCCTGACGTCACCCATGGCGCACGAATTCGTGTACGCGTGACGCCAAGCCGTGGCACGGAGGTCATCTTCCGCGCCGGTCCCGGCGTCGGCATTGTCACCCTGCCCGGCCTGGCTCTAGCCGTGGGTGAAGCCGCCATCAATCCGGTACCGCGCACCATGATCACAGCGGCCATTCGCGAAGTGACCGATCACGGCGTCATGGTCACCGTGGCCGTGGACGGCGGCGAAGAGCTGGCCGCAAAAACCTTCAATCCCAAGCTCGGCATTGAAGGCGGCATCTCCATCATCGGCACCAGCGGCCGGGTGCGCCCGTTCAGCGCCCCGGCCCTGCAACAGTCACTCAAATGCGCCCTCGACATCTGCATCGCCGGCCACACCACCGCCCCGGTGTTTGTGCCGGGGAATATGGGCCGCGCTGCCGCCCTGCGCGCCTTCCACCTCAAAACCCAGCAGGTAGTGGAGGTGAGCAACGAATGGGGCTACATGTTGGAACAGGCACAGCAACAGCCGTTTACGGCACTGCTGATGCTCGGTCATCCCGGCAAGCTGGCTAAACTGGCCATGGGCCAGTGGAACACCCACTCCAGTCAATCCGACAGTGCCGTGCCGTTTGTTACGGATCTGGCCCGCCAGGTGGTGCATCGGCCTCTAATGGACGCCACCACCGTTGAAGGGGTGTTGATGGAGACCCTGACCGCGCCGCAGCGTCGCCGGGTTGCGGATCGCCTCGCCGAGGCCATTCAGCGCAACACCGCTGAGACCTTTCCCGCCTGCTGGCAGCCACAGGTGGTGTTGATCAATCTCAAGGGCGACATTCTCGGCAGCGCCGGAAATCTGCTGCCCTGGCTGCCCCATCCCGAGGAGGTGAGTGTATGA
- the cbiE gene encoding precorrin-6y C5,15-methyltransferase (decarboxylating) subunit CbiE, producing MMPPIIIAGCGPGHADYLTTAVRNAVADAEVLVGARHLLGLFPEVEATRLTVGADIPAVLAAMEQHRNQRMVVLVSGDSGLFSLARRIQQHFGREQCQIIPGISSVQVACARLGIDWNDLRIVSAHGRAPEATVDELRQWHKIAILAGTRAATEWAADLLEALGAKYRAMVCENLTLAEEKIHPCDAATLRQASLASRTIIMLLHQEVTL from the coding sequence ATGATGCCGCCCATTATCATCGCCGGTTGCGGCCCCGGCCATGCCGACTACCTGACCACGGCGGTTCGCAACGCCGTGGCTGACGCCGAGGTGCTGGTCGGCGCGCGTCATCTGCTGGGGTTGTTCCCAGAGGTCGAAGCCACACGCCTGACTGTCGGGGCCGATATCCCGGCTGTGCTTGCTGCCATGGAGCAACACCGTAATCAACGCATGGTGGTGCTGGTGTCCGGCGACAGCGGCCTGTTCAGCTTAGCGCGCCGCATTCAACAGCACTTCGGCCGCGAACAGTGCCAGATAATCCCCGGCATCAGCTCGGTGCAGGTGGCCTGCGCCCGGCTGGGCATCGACTGGAACGATCTGCGCATCGTCAGTGCCCATGGCCGTGCACCCGAAGCCACGGTTGATGAGCTGCGCCAGTGGCACAAAATCGCCATCCTCGCCGGTACCCGCGCCGCCACCGAGTGGGCCGCCGACCTGCTGGAAGCATTGGGCGCGAAGTATCGGGCCATGGTGTGCGAAAACCTCACCCTGGCCGAAGAGAAAATTCACCCATGCGACGCTGCAACCTTACGTCAGGCCAGCTTGGCGTCGCGCACCATCATTATGCTGCTGCATCAGGAGGTGACACTATGA
- the cobI gene encoding precorrin-2 C(20)-methyltransferase — MTQPQQGTFYGVGVGPGDPELLTLKAVSVLNQCDAIYVPTSRLSRQTYVADIAASHASADCAIVPVTFSLADHAATRQQHWHETAQEIAGRLQAGQDVALVTLGDALLYSTYIYLLRALYAVFPQAKVETVPGISAVSAVAALTCCPLGEGEQPLTIIPAANDLEKLRELITSGSGVAIMKIGRRLSQLIELLDQCEAVERSVFVARAGLPEQRVEVDLKQLRDEPADTGHLSVILVAPKCEEEK; from the coding sequence ATGACCCAGCCGCAACAGGGAACATTTTACGGCGTCGGCGTCGGTCCCGGCGACCCGGAACTGCTCACCCTCAAGGCGGTGAGCGTACTGAACCAGTGCGACGCCATTTACGTGCCGACCTCGCGGCTCAGTCGTCAGACTTATGTCGCCGACATCGCCGCCAGCCATGCGTCGGCGGATTGTGCCATCGTGCCGGTGACCTTCTCCCTGGCCGATCACGCCGCCACGCGTCAGCAGCACTGGCATGAAACCGCGCAGGAGATCGCCGGTCGGTTGCAGGCCGGGCAGGATGTGGCTCTGGTTACGCTGGGCGATGCGCTGCTCTACTCGACGTACATTTACCTGCTGCGCGCCCTGTATGCGGTGTTTCCGCAGGCCAAGGTTGAAACGGTGCCGGGCATCAGCGCCGTCAGCGCTGTTGCCGCCCTCACCTGCTGCCCGCTTGGTGAAGGGGAGCAGCCGTTGACCATTATTCCGGCGGCGAATGATTTGGAGAAGCTGCGGGAGTTGATTACTTCGGGCAGTGGCGTGGCTATCATGAAAATTGGCCGTCGTCTGTCACAGTTGATTGAGCTGCTTGATCAGTGCGAGGCTGTGGAGCGCAGTGTGTTCGTTGCACGTGCTGGGTTGCCGGAGCAACGGGTTGAAGTGGATCTGAAGCAATTGCGCGATGAGCCAGCCGATACCGGGCATTTGTCGGTGATTTTGGTTGCGCCCAAATGTGAAGAGGAAAAATGA
- a CDS encoding IS110 family transposase has protein sequence MKISTVGLDLAKNVFHVVGFDHAGKQVMKRMLRRHQVAEFFVKLPICTIAMEACAGCHYWARKLMEMGHEVKVIPPQYVKPYLRGNKNDYNDACAIAEAATRPTMPNVAVKTVQQQEMQALHRLRSRMVKERTALGNSLRGLLAEFGLIIPQGGSALRRGIPAILEDADNGLSDSFRSVVARSYEHFVALDDQIDFYTQQLSQLSRSDEACVRLQTVPGFGPIVASAFRSAVGDGRDYKRGRDVSASLGLVPRQHSSGGKQNLLGISKRGDRYLRSLLVHGARAVVAYAAGKDDPLSRWINRIRLERGANKAAVALANKMARIGWAILKNGSRYQSSQAAS, from the coding sequence ATGAAGATTAGTACAGTCGGGCTGGACTTGGCAAAGAATGTTTTCCATGTTGTCGGCTTTGATCACGCTGGCAAGCAGGTCATGAAACGGATGTTGCGCCGTCATCAAGTCGCTGAGTTTTTTGTTAAGCTGCCAATCTGTACTATCGCCATGGAAGCTTGTGCCGGTTGTCACTACTGGGCGCGTAAGCTGATGGAGATGGGACACGAGGTTAAAGTGATCCCACCTCAGTATGTCAAACCCTACTTGCGGGGCAACAAGAATGACTATAACGATGCCTGTGCCATTGCCGAAGCGGCGACTCGGCCGACCATGCCTAACGTTGCGGTGAAGACAGTGCAACAGCAAGAGATGCAGGCGCTGCATAGGTTGCGCTCCAGAATGGTCAAGGAACGTACAGCATTGGGCAACAGTCTTCGCGGGCTCTTGGCTGAGTTCGGATTGATCATACCTCAAGGGGGCAGTGCGCTTCGCCGTGGTATTCCTGCCATACTGGAAGACGCTGACAACGGTTTGAGTGATTCGTTTCGGTCGGTCGTGGCGCGCAGCTATGAGCACTTTGTCGCTTTGGATGATCAGATCGATTTTTACACCCAGCAGCTCAGTCAACTCAGTCGAAGCGATGAAGCCTGTGTCCGGCTGCAAACGGTTCCAGGATTTGGTCCCATTGTCGCCAGTGCCTTTCGTAGCGCAGTCGGAGACGGCCGAGACTACAAACGAGGCCGAGATGTCTCCGCATCATTGGGTCTGGTGCCACGGCAACATAGCAGCGGCGGCAAACAGAATTTACTCGGCATCAGCAAGCGCGGAGATCGCTACTTACGCAGTTTGCTTGTGCATGGCGCCCGAGCCGTTGTGGCCTATGCCGCAGGAAAGGATGATCCGTTAAGTCGCTGGATCAATCGAATACGCTTAGAACGCGGTGCCAACAAGGCCGCAGTGGCTTTGGCCAATAAGATGGCCCGCATCGGGTGGGCGATCCTGAAAAATGGCAGTCGTTACCAATCCAGTCAAGCGGCAAGCTAA
- the cobM gene encoding precorrin-4 C(11)-methyltransferase, with amino-acid sequence MKVIFVGAGPGDPDLLTVKAQRLLRQCLICVYAGSLVSPEVVGLVPEDAELHDSASMTLEQIEAVFVSGQQQDIDVIRLHTGDPAIYGAIREQMNVLDRLGIDYEVVPGVSSFQAAAAALKTELTAPEIAQTIILSRTSGRTPMPAKQELAELARTESTLCLFLSVHKLATVVDELIPYYGADCPIGVIFRASWPDEVIVQGTLTDIAPKVAEAGITKTAMIIVGPALSRDIPVSKLYHRHFSHGYRDADDGAGS; translated from the coding sequence ATGAAAGTCATCTTCGTCGGCGCCGGTCCCGGCGACCCGGACCTGCTCACCGTTAAGGCTCAGCGCCTGTTGCGCCAGTGCCTCATCTGCGTCTATGCCGGATCGCTGGTCAGCCCAGAGGTGGTGGGTCTGGTCCCGGAGGACGCCGAACTGCACGACTCCGCCTCCATGACTCTGGAGCAGATCGAGGCGGTGTTTGTCAGCGGCCAGCAACAGGATATCGACGTCATCCGTCTGCACACCGGCGACCCTGCCATCTACGGTGCCATCCGCGAGCAGATGAACGTGCTCGACCGCCTCGGCATCGACTACGAGGTGGTGCCCGGCGTCAGCTCTTTTCAGGCGGCGGCTGCCGCGCTCAAGACCGAGCTGACCGCACCGGAGATCGCCCAGACCATCATCCTCAGCCGCACCTCAGGGCGCACGCCCATGCCTGCCAAGCAGGAACTGGCCGAACTGGCGCGCACCGAATCGACCCTGTGCCTGTTTTTGTCGGTGCACAAGCTGGCCACGGTGGTCGATGAGCTAATCCCCTATTACGGCGCGGACTGCCCCATCGGCGTCATCTTCCGTGCCAGTTGGCCCGATGAGGTGATCGTCCAAGGCACTCTGACGGACATCGCACCCAAGGTGGCGGAGGCGGGCATTACCAAGACGGCCATGATCATTGTCGGCCCCGCATTGTCTCGCGACATCCCGGTGTCGAAACTCTATCACCGCCACTTCAGCCACGGCTATCGCGATGCCGACGATGGAGCCGGGTCATGA
- a CDS encoding cobalamin biosynthesis protein, with product MTTAVITFSPQGLKVMQRIAAHMAVDQYLHQAIAAPPGVTSFERVVALTGEIFSRYDGLVYVAPCGVVVRAIAPLVDSKLRDPAVVCLDVGARHAMSVLSGHEGGANDLAIAVANVTGAEPVISTTTEAVKDLIVGIGCRKGKSAADIIHTVTTALAGLALPLERVRFLATADVKAEEAGLLEAAAQLNIPLRVIDSDLIRHSTRPFGHSEFVASHVQLPAVSEPAALLAGRRTSLLLQKTAFNGITIAIARENCPSLA from the coding sequence ATGACCACGGCGGTGATCACCTTTTCTCCGCAGGGTCTCAAGGTGATGCAGCGCATTGCCGCCCACATGGCCGTGGATCAATATCTGCATCAGGCCATTGCGGCCCCGCCCGGCGTGACGTCGTTTGAGCGGGTCGTCGCTCTGACCGGTGAAATTTTCAGCCGTTACGACGGCTTGGTCTATGTGGCACCGTGCGGCGTGGTGGTGCGCGCCATTGCCCCGCTGGTCGACAGCAAGTTGCGCGATCCGGCCGTGGTGTGCCTCGATGTCGGCGCGCGTCACGCAATGAGCGTGCTCAGCGGTCATGAGGGTGGCGCCAATGATCTGGCCATTGCCGTGGCGAATGTCACCGGCGCGGAACCGGTGATCTCCACCACCACCGAGGCGGTCAAGGATCTCATCGTCGGCATCGGCTGCCGCAAAGGCAAAAGCGCCGCCGATATTATCCACACTGTCACCACGGCCCTGGCCGGGCTGGCTCTGCCGCTGGAGCGGGTGCGCTTTCTCGCCACGGCCGATGTCAAAGCTGAGGAGGCCGGGCTGCTGGAGGCGGCGGCGCAACTCAACATCCCGCTTCGGGTGATCGACTCCGACCTGATCCGCCACAGCACGCGGCCGTTCGGCCATTCGGAGTTTGTCGCCAGTCACGTACAACTGCCCGCGGTGAGTGAACCCGCGGCCCTACTCGCAGGACGGAGGACGTCATTACTACTTCAGAAAACAGCCTTCAACGGCATCACCATCGCCATTGCCCGGGAAAACTGTCCCTCGTTGGCTTAG